A region of the Bacillota bacterium genome:
CGGATGACCTCGCTCCACTCGGCCCAGGTCGCCTGCCGCCGCCCCGCCTCCAGGAAGACAGGAGCGCCGGCGAAGAAACGGCGCGCCGGCCACAGCCTGCGGCGCAGGGCCGCCAGGACCTCCCGGAAGTCTGCCGACTCGTCCAGGACGACCCGCAGGCCTCGCCTCGAACCCTTCAAGGCCACGCTATCGCGCAGCTTGCTCTCGCGGCCGCCCGCGGCTGAGACCACCACGAAAGCCCGCGACGCCTCCCCGGCACTGTTCTGCTCTCGCCCCCATGTTCTGGCACCCTAGCCGCTTTCCTGCCTGGAAGCGGTGGCCGTGGCCGAAGCGGGGGAACGAGGGGGGTACTCCTGGAAGTACGCCTTCAGCACGTCCTCGGCGATGGGGGCCGCCGCGCCGGACCCGCTGCCCCCGTGCTCCACGACCACCACGACCACGACCTGCGGGTCGTCGGCGGGAGCGATGGCAGCGAACCAGGCGTGGGGCTGGCTCTCACCGTCTCCGACCTGGGCCGTGCCCGTCTTGCCGGCGACGGGAACCGGGACGTCCTTCATCTTGTCCTTGGCCGTCCCGTGCGGCCCGTTCACGACCGCCTTCAGTCCCTCCCGCACCGCTTTCCAGGTCGAGGGTGACGCCTGCACCTGTAGCAGCACCGACGGCGTCACGGTCCTCACGAAAGTGCCGTCCGGGCGCTTAATGGATTGGACCAGGTGGGGCCGGTACGCGATCCCGTTGTTGGCCACGGCCATGTAGACCACCGCCATCTGCAGCGGCGTCACCTCCAAGAAACCCTGGCCGATGGCCATGTCGAGCGTCTCAGCCTCGTACCACTGCTGCGCCCAGGCCGGCTGGTTGCGATAGCGCTGCTTCTTCCACTGCCGGTCCGGCACCAGGCCCGGCCGGTCGCCCGGGAGGTCAATCCCGGTGGGCTGCCCGAGCCCGAAGCGGCGGGCCCATTCTGCGAGGGCGTCCACCCCCACGCGGTGACCCAGTTCCCAGAAAAAGTCGTTGCTCGACCACTCGAAGCCGGAGACCAGCGTGAGCCAGCCGGGTACGAGCTTCTGGCTCACCATCCAGTCCTTTTTACCGTACGGGCCGAGACCGTCGGCGTACCAGCGCTCGTTCAGCCCGAACTTGCGCTCCTCCAGGGCGGCGACCCCGGTCACCACTTTGAACGCCGAACCAGGGGCGTAAGTTCCCATGGTGGCGCGGTTCAAAAAGGGGCTGGCCTCGTCTCGGTTCAAGTAGGAGAGGTATGCCGCCCGGTCGGGCTCCCACGGCAGGAGACGACCAGGGTCGTAGGCGGGGAAGCTCGCCATCGCCAGCACCGCACCGGTCCTGGGGTCGAGCACCACCACCGCCCCCGCCGTGACGGACTTGCCGGAGCGCAGC
Encoded here:
- the mrdA gene encoding penicillin-binding protein 2 — translated: MRTLVSIESRRDQGMNVRLQRLGVAVGVVFAVLAARLWYLQIIRGSDYAAMADRNHLRVVPVTAPRGRILDREGREIARNRLSFTLSVLPEAVPNAPQQLFPELARLLRVPEAKLQEAWESAARRYSFEPVRLVRDMKLDQLIAIEEHRASLPGVFVEEEPVRDYPLGATAAHVLGHVGLIGMEDLKRLSDEGYRGSDIIGLAGIERYYERDLRGTGGYRQIEVDALGRYRRLVGEQPPVPGHDLKLTLDLELQQKTENALIDGIQKAEERRLDDPKLRSGKSVTAGAVVVLDPRTGAVLAMASFPAYDPGRLLPWEPDRAAYLSYLNRDEASPFLNRATMGTYAPGSAFKVVTGVAALEERKFGLNERWYADGLGPYGKKDWMVSQKLVPGWLTLVSGFEWSSNDFFWELGHRVGVDALAEWARRFGLGQPTGIDLPGDRPGLVPDRQWKKQRYRNQPAWAQQWYEAETLDMAIGQGFLEVTPLQMAVVYMAVANNGIAYRPHLVQSIKRPDGTFVRTVTPSVLLQVQASPSTWKAVREGLKAVVNGPHGTAKDKMKDVPVPVAGKTGTAQVGDGESQPHAWFAAIAPADDPQVVVVVVVEHGGSGSGAAAPIAEDVLKAYFQEYPPRSPASATATASRQESG